From one bacterium Scap17 genomic stretch:
- a CDS encoding transposase, with amino-acid sequence MTESSVLEVPRKRRRFTAAFKARIVEACQQPGASVAGVALEHSLNANLVHNWIRTTRQQTAVPEIPAFVPVPMTRELSPATPQHQVADPIRLTIPHPNGPMVIEWPASEADACRSLIRELLA; translated from the coding sequence TCGCCGCTTCACTGCCGCCTTCAAGGCCAGGATCGTCGAAGCGTGTCAGCAACCCGGTGCCTCCGTTGCCGGAGTGGCGTTGGAGCACAGCCTGAATGCTAACCTGGTCCACAATTGGATCCGTACCACCCGTCAGCAAACGGCTGTGCCAGAAATACCGGCATTTGTACCGGTGCCCATGACTCGCGAGTTGTCACCGGCCACTCCCCAGCATCAGGTGGCGGACCCTATTCGCCTCACGATCCCGCACCCCAACGGCCCGATGGTCATCGAGTGGCCTGCCTCGGAGGCCGACGCCTGCCGATCTCTGATCCGAGAGCTGCTCGCATGA
- the tnpB gene encoding IS66 family insertion sequence element accessory protein TnpB produces MIRIDEIWLATEPLDMRAGPDTALARVVKVFGAARPHCAYLFANRRGNRMKVLVHDGLGVWLCARRLNQGKFHWAGHWQGDRIELCPEQVTALVQGLPWQRLGADGVISVV; encoded by the coding sequence ATGATCCGCATCGACGAAATCTGGCTGGCCACCGAGCCGCTGGATATGCGGGCCGGTCCGGATACGGCCCTAGCCCGGGTGGTGAAGGTGTTCGGCGCGGCTCGCCCGCACTGTGCCTATCTCTTTGCCAACCGGCGCGGCAACCGTATGAAGGTGCTGGTCCACGATGGCCTGGGTGTCTGGCTGTGCGCCCGGCGCCTGAACCAGGGCAAGTTCCACTGGGCCGGTCACTGGCAGGGCGATCGTATCGAGCTTTGCCCCGAGCAGGTCACGGCACTGGTGCAAGGACTGCCCTGGCAGCGTCTCGGCGCCGACGGGGTGATCTCGGTCGTGTGA
- a CDS encoding IS66 family transposase, producing the protein MTTPPDLTQLSPDQLRHLAATLMTQVEEKEKALRHSEQVNQKLTYEMALLKRHAFGKRSEQLNVLQISLLEEGVDADIAAIETELEELHLTAATPVARKTPKRTPLPPELPRTEIHHDPENDHCRCGCQLRRIGEEISEKLDYTPGVFHVERHIRGKWVCDQCETLTQAPMPTQIIDKGIPTAGLLAQVLIAKYADHLPLYRQEQIFARAGVAIPRSTLAEWVGTCGVRLQPLIDALREVLLNEPVLHADETPVPMLAPGKKKTHRAYLWAYATTPYAGLKAVIYDFSEGRGGQHARDFLGKWRGKLVCDDYSGYKQSFANGVTEIGCMAHARRKFVDLHVAGKSQIAGQAIELIGQLYQVEREVQSFSAEERQRLRETKAKPIADALHRWMLAHREKVPNGSATAKALDYSLKRWAALTRYLDDGALPIDNNRAENLIRPWALGRSNWLFAGSLRSGQRAATIMSLIQCAKLNGHEPYTYLKNVLERLPTQKASQVHELLPHHWQHTA; encoded by the coding sequence ATGACGACGCCCCCTGACCTGACTCAACTCTCTCCCGATCAGCTCCGCCACTTGGCGGCAACGCTGATGACGCAGGTGGAGGAAAAGGAGAAAGCGCTACGCCACAGCGAGCAGGTCAATCAAAAGCTGACCTATGAAATGGCATTGCTCAAGCGCCACGCCTTCGGCAAGCGCAGCGAGCAGCTCAATGTCCTGCAGATCAGCCTGCTGGAGGAAGGGGTGGACGCCGACATTGCTGCCATCGAGACCGAGCTGGAAGAGCTCCACCTCACTGCTGCCACGCCAGTGGCAAGGAAGACGCCCAAGCGCACGCCCTTACCTCCCGAGCTACCGCGCACCGAGATTCATCATGATCCGGAGAATGATCACTGCCGGTGTGGTTGTCAGCTGAGGCGGATCGGCGAGGAAATCAGTGAGAAGTTGGATTACACGCCGGGCGTGTTCCACGTCGAGCGGCATATCCGTGGCAAGTGGGTCTGCGACCAATGCGAGACACTGACCCAGGCACCGATGCCGACGCAGATCATTGACAAGGGCATCCCCACCGCCGGCTTGCTGGCCCAGGTGCTGATCGCCAAATATGCTGATCACCTGCCACTCTATCGCCAGGAGCAGATCTTCGCCCGCGCCGGCGTAGCGATTCCGCGCTCCACCCTGGCCGAGTGGGTCGGCACCTGCGGGGTGCGACTTCAGCCGCTGATCGATGCACTGCGTGAAGTGTTGCTCAACGAGCCGGTGCTGCATGCCGACGAAACGCCGGTACCGATGCTGGCCCCTGGCAAGAAGAAGACGCACCGCGCCTATCTCTGGGCCTACGCCACCACCCCGTATGCCGGGTTGAAGGCCGTAATCTACGACTTCAGCGAGGGACGTGGCGGTCAACATGCCCGCGACTTCCTCGGGAAGTGGCGGGGCAAGCTGGTCTGTGACGACTACAGCGGCTACAAGCAGAGCTTCGCCAACGGTGTTACCGAGATCGGTTGCATGGCCCATGCCCGCCGTAAATTTGTCGATCTGCACGTCGCTGGCAAGAGCCAGATCGCCGGGCAGGCTATCGAACTGATCGGTCAGCTATACCAGGTGGAGCGTGAGGTACAGTCATTCAGTGCGGAAGAGCGTCAACGGCTGCGGGAGACGAAAGCAAAGCCCATCGCCGATGCGCTACATCGCTGGATGCTGGCGCATCGCGAGAAGGTTCCGAATGGTTCGGCGACGGCGAAAGCGTTGGATTACAGCCTGAAGCGCTGGGCGGCGTTGACGCGCTACCTGGATGACGGCGCGTTGCCGATCGATAACAACCGGGCGGAGAATCTGATTCGCCCCTGGGCGCTGGGGCGTTCAAACTGGCTGTTCGCCGGATCTCTGCGCAGTGGCCAGCGTGCTGCCACCATCATGAGCCTCATTCAGTGTGCCAAGCTGAACGGCCATGAGCCCTATACCTACCTGAAAAATGTGTTGGAAAGGCTGCCGACCCAAAAGGCTAGCCAAGTGCACGAACTTCTGCCCCATCATTGGCAGCATACTGCGTGA
- a CDS encoding TonB-dependent receptor, with the protein MTVPALPFARSALVISIAAACLPAGVQADDSSQLEPVVVTASGYEQVISDAPASISVITGEQLNKQSYTDITDAMDNVPGVYVTGGGNSQDISIRGMDNSYTLYMIDGRPLSAGRSVNTNGNDEGKQIGLPPISMIERVEVIRGPMSSLYGSQAMGGVINIITKKVADEWSGSVTTEYTYSLNDISNDGQQLSFYTSGPLVDGLLGLKVHGNWTGYEESDYQGGSDNAESMPDSDTRQGGAEFTLTPDEDNAFTLGYTASKKEYTHNAGVSIPDDSETSRYRYDKDVYTLGHKGSYGSFLTDTYLQHDISENVLDSDDEKREEVTTLNNQTTYFWGDHMLTFGGQYKFEQLTDETNGLLDSNVPGAVDNVDRWIAALFVEMEWSLTEDLNVTTGLRYDDDELFGGHLSPRVYANYHLDPQWTLKGGVSTGYSQPSLSAATEGFGRRTGRGSAVIIGNEELDPETSTNYELGTVFQNQSSTLSAGATLFYTQFKDKISEDRLCQGPDAGFSDPAFRECNYAGTDYYFVSTYRNIDEAVMQGVELSLDYAITPSVNLSSSYTYTDSEQKSGEFKGEPLNKIPEHMLNVALDWQATHDLNLWAQGNYRGETSDYLSRTSMSEGTPSYTFFDVGVVYALNENARVKAGLYNIADKEVTNDTYGVVLDGRRLNLGLTMDF; encoded by the coding sequence ATGACAGTCCCCGCACTCCCCTTTGCTCGATCGGCCTTGGTCATCAGTATCGCCGCCGCTTGCCTACCTGCTGGCGTACAGGCTGACGACTCCAGCCAGTTGGAACCTGTGGTGGTGACAGCTTCCGGCTACGAACAGGTGATCTCGGATGCTCCTGCCAGTATCTCGGTCATTACCGGCGAGCAGCTCAACAAGCAGTCGTACACGGACATCACAGATGCCATGGATAATGTGCCTGGCGTCTATGTCACGGGGGGCGGAAATTCTCAGGACATCAGTATTCGAGGGATGGACAACAGCTACACGCTTTACATGATCGATGGCCGCCCTCTCTCGGCTGGCCGCTCCGTCAATACCAATGGCAATGATGAAGGCAAGCAGATTGGCCTCCCCCCGATCTCGATGATCGAGCGAGTGGAAGTGATTCGCGGACCGATGTCATCGCTGTACGGCTCACAAGCCATGGGCGGCGTCATCAACATCATCACCAAGAAGGTGGCGGATGAGTGGTCGGGATCTGTCACGACGGAATATACCTACTCGCTCAATGACATCAGCAACGACGGGCAGCAGCTGAGTTTCTATACCAGCGGGCCGCTCGTCGATGGCCTGCTTGGCCTCAAGGTCCATGGCAACTGGACCGGTTATGAAGAAAGCGATTACCAGGGCGGTAGTGACAATGCTGAAAGCATGCCCGACAGCGATACACGTCAAGGAGGTGCCGAGTTCACGCTGACACCAGATGAGGACAATGCGTTCACGCTCGGCTATACCGCCTCCAAGAAGGAATACACTCACAATGCTGGCGTGAGCATCCCGGATGATTCCGAAACCAGTCGTTATCGCTACGACAAGGATGTCTATACCCTTGGCCACAAGGGAAGTTATGGCAGCTTCCTCACGGACACCTATCTACAGCACGACATTTCGGAGAACGTGCTGGACTCCGATGATGAGAAGCGCGAAGAAGTTACCACGCTCAACAACCAGACCACGTACTTCTGGGGCGACCACATGCTGACCTTCGGCGGTCAGTACAAATTCGAGCAGCTGACGGATGAAACCAATGGCTTGCTGGATTCGAATGTCCCGGGTGCCGTCGATAACGTCGATCGCTGGATTGCCGCACTATTCGTCGAGATGGAATGGAGTCTGACTGAGGACCTCAACGTCACCACCGGCTTACGCTACGACGATGACGAGCTGTTTGGCGGACATCTCTCGCCACGCGTCTATGCCAATTATCACCTTGATCCGCAATGGACGCTCAAGGGCGGGGTTTCCACAGGCTATAGTCAGCCGAGTCTATCCGCTGCGACAGAGGGCTTTGGGCGCCGAACCGGTCGGGGCAGCGCCGTCATCATCGGTAACGAGGAGCTGGATCCGGAGACCAGCACCAACTACGAGCTGGGCACCGTCTTCCAGAACCAGTCAAGCACACTCAGCGCCGGCGCCACCCTGTTCTACACTCAGTTCAAGGACAAGATCTCCGAAGACCGCCTCTGCCAGGGCCCGGATGCAGGTTTCTCCGACCCCGCCTTCCGTGAGTGCAACTATGCCGGCACTGATTACTATTTCGTCAGCACCTACCGCAACATCGACGAAGCTGTCATGCAGGGCGTCGAGCTGTCACTGGACTATGCCATCACGCCAAGCGTGAACCTTAGCTCCAGCTACACCTACACCGACTCCGAGCAGAAAAGTGGTGAATTCAAGGGCGAGCCCTTGAACAAGATCCCGGAACATATGCTCAACGTGGCGCTGGACTGGCAAGCCACTCACGACCTCAACCTGTGGGCACAGGGGAACTACCGTGGCGAAACCAGTGATTACCTGTCACGTACCAGCATGAGCGAAGGCACCCCCAGCTATACCTTCTTCGATGTAGGCGTTGTCTATGCCTTGAACGAGAACGCCCGCGTCAAGGCTGGCCTCTACAACATCGCTGACAAGGAAGTCACCAATGACACCTACGGCGTGGTACTGGATGGCCGCCGGTTGAACCTGGGGCTGACCATGGACTTCTGA
- a CDS encoding ABC transporter substrate-binding protein, with the protein MSMNVAGLTLSVSTVLLAALPIGAQAHEVAGGEHGPSVVSLDWGAADTLDELGLAEHLVGVPHQSAPAYVSHLVKGRADIGGLKEPDVEAIAGLEPDLILVTGRQSGSLEALKAVAETRDVTLKEGDYFEALSDKVLSLASPYHAEEKAREKLAALESDIATAREGLAEDLDALVVIHNDGSYVLRQEPIVTELLQIDQPALPNSVEPVSRGARTFYPLTPANIAEMAPDALYVVDRSAAIGQTPMDADALEAALADAGGADIGVTVLSPGLWYLSGNGLQSVRAQMNEILEGL; encoded by the coding sequence ATGTCGATGAACGTCGCTGGGCTCACCTTGTCTGTCTCTACTGTGTTGTTGGCTGCTTTACCTATTGGTGCCCAGGCACACGAAGTCGCCGGGGGAGAGCATGGCCCTTCCGTCGTGAGTTTGGACTGGGGCGCTGCCGATACGCTGGATGAGCTGGGCTTGGCCGAGCACCTCGTCGGGGTACCACATCAGTCTGCGCCCGCCTATGTGTCACACCTGGTCAAAGGTCGGGCAGATATCGGCGGGCTCAAGGAGCCTGATGTCGAGGCGATCGCGGGCCTGGAGCCGGACCTGATTCTGGTCACCGGTCGTCAGTCCGGATCACTTGAGGCGCTCAAGGCTGTGGCGGAAACGCGAGATGTCACTCTCAAGGAAGGTGACTACTTCGAAGCACTGAGCGACAAGGTACTGAGCTTGGCGTCCCCGTATCATGCTGAGGAAAAGGCACGTGAGAAGCTGGCAGCGCTCGAGTCGGATATCGCGACGGCGCGTGAAGGGCTGGCGGAAGATCTTGACGCGTTGGTTGTGATCCATAACGACGGTAGTTATGTTCTGCGCCAGGAGCCGATTGTCACTGAGCTGCTGCAGATCGATCAGCCGGCGCTGCCTAACTCCGTGGAGCCGGTCAGCCGTGGTGCGCGTACTTTCTACCCGCTGACGCCAGCGAATATTGCCGAGATGGCGCCGGATGCTCTGTATGTGGTTGATCGCAGTGCTGCCATTGGCCAGACCCCGATGGATGCTGACGCGCTTGAGGCCGCGCTGGCCGATGCTGGCGGGGCGGACATTGGTGTCACCGTGCTATCCCCGGGGCTTTGGTATCTCTCCGGCAATGGCTTGCAGAGTGTGCGTGCCCAGATGAATGAGATTCTCGAAGGACTGTAA
- a CDS encoding nucleoid-associated protein YejK, which produces MPILHSIIHRIDKGNSETPAQLVPAATALPASDALEDLVSGLNDAYHGKTKNWGRFNEDAPAAFPAELASFLAGETDFASLTQTLAGRLMPLIDDNLPTGGHLLVVDHQQGETRHLFMALLHHRDGFAIDESLAVTPARQLNMTQMSLAARLDISQWQGSSTSHPYLSWARDRGRTKLAEAFAETLGAQEQRDAGQETRTLLKAFSDYVEKEDMAEEASREKTDTLVDYATDQAKLGEPITLDQLSELIDEEHPQAFYDHIRNSDYGLSPEIPPDKKTLNQFKRFTGRAAGVSISFDSHLLGDSVEYDEASDRLIIKQVPTGLRDQLKQR; this is translated from the coding sequence ATGCCGATCCTGCACAGCATCATTCACCGTATCGACAAGGGCAATAGCGAGACGCCGGCTCAGCTGGTGCCTGCCGCCACCGCCCTGCCGGCATCCGATGCACTGGAGGATCTGGTGTCCGGGCTCAATGATGCCTACCACGGCAAGACCAAGAACTGGGGCCGTTTCAATGAAGACGCACCTGCCGCCTTCCCTGCCGAGCTGGCGTCTTTCCTCGCAGGTGAAACCGATTTCGCGAGCCTGACCCAGACGCTTGCCGGTCGACTCATGCCGTTGATCGATGACAATCTCCCAACAGGCGGCCATCTGCTGGTGGTGGATCACCAGCAGGGCGAGACGCGCCACCTGTTCATGGCGTTGCTGCACCATCGTGACGGCTTCGCGATCGACGAGTCCCTCGCGGTAACCCCCGCCCGACAGCTCAACATGACCCAGATGTCGCTGGCCGCACGACTGGATATCAGTCAGTGGCAAGGTAGCTCGACCTCTCACCCCTATCTATCCTGGGCGCGTGATCGCGGACGCACCAAGCTCGCCGAGGCTTTCGCCGAAACACTGGGCGCACAGGAGCAGCGGGATGCCGGCCAGGAAACCCGCACCCTGCTCAAGGCGTTCAGCGACTATGTCGAGAAGGAAGACATGGCCGAGGAAGCCAGCCGCGAAAAGACCGATACCCTAGTCGATTATGCCACCGACCAGGCCAAGCTCGGCGAGCCGATCACTCTGGATCAGCTGTCTGAGCTGATCGATGAAGAGCATCCGCAGGCCTTCTACGACCACATTCGCAACAGTGACTACGGACTGTCACCGGAAATCCCGCCGGACAAGAAGACGCTCAACCAGTTCAAGCGCTTCACCGGACGCGCCGCGGGCGTCTCGATCAGCTTTGACTCGCACCTGCTGGGCGACTCGGTGGAATACGATGAAGCAAGTGACCGTCTGATCATCAAACAGGTTCCGACAGGGCTGCGCGATCAGCTCAAGCAACGCTGA
- a CDS encoding GTP-binding protein: protein MTQQHSIPVTLVAGFLGAGKTTLLNHLLNSDHGRRMAVMVNDFGAINIDSQLIVSQTQTTVSLANGCICCTVEGDLIAQLSTLLADPQKRPEHLVIEASGVSNPVKIANTLRYPQFRQSLHIDGILTVVDAAQFDDLDSDMTRLATEQLDAADIIILNKTDLLTPDQHTSLKARWLYPNARVIESEYGVVPLELLLGVERKVTAEPVSPDSGNSPASTMAFGTFRAVPLHHDNLFDTWSWQSDIPLNLKALRKVMANLPATIYRAKGICHVAEAHDQKCILHLVGARCEITPTEPWNGQTPGTQLIVIGKRGTMDANNLRMLLEACHDEVETKAAIH from the coding sequence ATGACACAACAACACAGCATTCCCGTCACGCTGGTCGCAGGCTTTCTCGGTGCGGGCAAAACGACGCTGCTCAATCACCTGCTCAACAGTGACCACGGTCGCCGCATGGCCGTGATGGTAAATGACTTCGGGGCTATCAACATTGATTCACAGTTGATCGTCAGCCAGACCCAGACCACCGTCAGTCTGGCGAATGGATGTATCTGCTGCACGGTGGAGGGTGACTTGATCGCGCAACTTTCCACGCTGTTGGCAGACCCACAGAAACGCCCCGAGCATCTGGTCATCGAAGCTAGCGGTGTCTCGAATCCTGTCAAGATCGCCAACACCTTGCGCTATCCTCAGTTTCGTCAGTCGCTCCATATCGATGGCATTCTGACTGTAGTCGATGCTGCTCAATTTGATGATCTGGATAGTGATATGACACGGCTTGCCACCGAGCAGCTAGATGCTGCTGATATCATCATACTCAACAAAACTGACCTACTAACACCAGATCAACACACTTCACTCAAGGCACGTTGGCTATATCCGAACGCGCGCGTGATAGAAAGTGAATATGGTGTAGTCCCACTGGAGCTGTTACTCGGTGTGGAAAGAAAGGTGACTGCTGAACCAGTCAGCCCTGATAGCGGTAACTCCCCAGCATCCACGATGGCGTTTGGAACGTTCAGGGCAGTCCCACTCCATCACGATAATCTATTCGATACATGGAGCTGGCAAAGCGATATCCCACTGAACCTGAAGGCTCTTCGCAAGGTGATGGCTAACCTCCCCGCCACTATTTACCGTGCCAAGGGCATTTGTCATGTCGCGGAAGCTCACGACCAGAAATGTATTCTTCATCTTGTAGGGGCACGTTGCGAGATCACACCTACAGAACCATGGAATGGACAAACGCCAGGCACTCAACTGATTGTGATTGGAAAGCGCGGCACTATGGATGCCAATAATTTGAGAATGCTCCTTGAGGCATGCCATGACGAAGTAGAGACGAAAGCAGCCATCCACTGA
- a CDS encoding amidohydrolase, translating to MTTPSFVAASSPAETADIVLINANIHTVDDNTPRAKAVAIRSGRFMAVGNEDDVTPFIGDHTKVIDLEGRFVMPGLYDMHTHPDLALAPGYADYLNIGFEDPTPEEVKQAILDYADSHPGDGWIYGQYFVRYTFKQAGLVADRDWLDSFMPDRPVAILDRSWGCMMVNSRALALANITAETQDPRHGYIERDSITHEPSGILVDGAYAIIHATMPPTPQHALTRAYREGLHFQSGHGVVGTKYVHVCEHRLNALRSLDQDGKLSVRVEAAISWQDDIFPVKRRWELLAGERHYYRSNRLNANAVKFHFDGTHESRSSYLSTPWPGEKNWRGHLNLTPEHIVDMVVDMDRKGVRVIAHCTGDGASDIFLDAVAQARARNGNNGVRHQCAHSTTLLDTNLVRFKALDVTAEFSPVGWFPSSFANARAVFGEERMQRAYNFKGVIEAGGNAVMGTDWPVSSLNPWIGFEAMITRQNPFGEEEGQFFGHPISLEQAIRVMTINGAWCMGIEQHAGSISVGKSADLIVLDRDLFDIAIKGNLHATQVELTLLEGEVTWDRLGAFTDTDMAATWQEPLPAF from the coding sequence CTGACGACACCTTCTTTTGTAGCGGCCTCTTCACCGGCAGAAACTGCCGATATCGTATTGATCAATGCCAACATCCATACCGTGGACGACAATACTCCCCGGGCGAAAGCCGTCGCGATTCGCAGCGGTCGCTTCATGGCCGTCGGTAATGAAGATGATGTGACGCCCTTCATTGGAGACCACACCAAGGTCATCGATCTTGAAGGTCGATTCGTGATGCCCGGTCTTTATGACATGCATACTCACCCCGACCTGGCATTGGCGCCCGGCTATGCCGACTATCTGAATATCGGTTTTGAGGATCCCACCCCGGAGGAGGTCAAGCAGGCAATACTCGACTACGCCGACAGTCATCCGGGCGATGGCTGGATCTACGGCCAATATTTCGTGCGCTATACCTTCAAGCAGGCTGGGTTGGTCGCTGATCGTGACTGGCTGGACAGCTTCATGCCTGATCGCCCTGTGGCCATTCTTGATCGCTCATGGGGCTGCATGATGGTCAACTCGCGCGCACTGGCGCTGGCAAACATTACCGCTGAGACCCAGGACCCACGTCATGGCTATATCGAGCGAGACTCCATTACCCATGAACCTTCCGGCATTCTGGTCGATGGTGCCTACGCCATCATCCACGCTACCATGCCACCAACACCGCAGCATGCGCTGACACGTGCCTATCGAGAGGGGCTGCATTTCCAGAGTGGACATGGCGTGGTGGGCACCAAGTACGTGCACGTCTGCGAACACCGCCTGAATGCACTTCGCAGTCTCGATCAAGATGGCAAGCTATCCGTCCGAGTAGAAGCAGCCATCAGCTGGCAGGATGATATCTTCCCGGTCAAACGGCGCTGGGAGCTACTGGCAGGAGAGCGTCATTACTATCGAAGCAATCGCCTGAATGCCAATGCGGTGAAGTTTCACTTCGATGGCACCCATGAATCACGTTCGTCCTATCTATCAACTCCCTGGCCAGGCGAGAAGAACTGGAGAGGACACCTGAATCTCACGCCAGAGCATATCGTCGACATGGTAGTCGACATGGATCGCAAAGGGGTTCGTGTCATCGCGCACTGCACCGGTGATGGAGCTTCCGATATCTTCCTGGATGCCGTCGCTCAAGCAAGAGCACGAAATGGCAATAATGGCGTGCGTCATCAATGCGCCCATAGCACAACGCTACTGGACACCAACCTTGTACGCTTCAAAGCACTGGATGTTACTGCCGAATTCTCGCCCGTGGGGTGGTTCCCCTCCTCCTTCGCGAATGCTCGCGCTGTTTTCGGCGAAGAACGCATGCAGCGTGCCTACAACTTCAAGGGCGTCATAGAGGCCGGCGGCAATGCCGTGATGGGGACAGACTGGCCAGTCTCCAGCCTGAACCCGTGGATCGGGTTCGAAGCCATGATTACCCGTCAAAACCCCTTCGGTGAAGAAGAAGGTCAGTTCTTTGGTCACCCCATCTCTCTAGAGCAAGCCATCCGTGTCATGACGATCAACGGCGCATGGTGCATGGGAATCGAACAACACGCGGGATCAATATCAGTCGGCAAGTCGGCTGACCTCATCGTGCTGGACCGTGACCTCTTCGATATCGCCATCAAGGGAAATCTGCATGCCACACAAGTGGAGCTGACTCTGCTGGAAGGAGAAGTGACATGGGATCGTCTGGGAGCCTTCACGGATACCGATATGGCTGCTACCTGGCAGGAACCACTGCCCGCCTTCTGA
- a CDS encoding YjiH family protein: protein MTDRPTPVASEVPQSRYSTKQLLKCLIPTLLGVLLFFTPISVDGRMTIMIAFVIDYINDVLKPLMVTATAAVAIIPSLMTLAVTFSPLRHRKGRLITLFNPGMGWTIVRVIGALLMTMVYFEVGPEWVWSRNTGGVMLYDVGPVVLAIYFLSALLLPLLTDYGLMEFAGTLCSRMFERLFGLPGRAAVDCLASWLSASSVGIILTTQQYRQGFYNSREACTIATNFSIVSIAYSYLLLKLIGLEEMFIQWYIAVAITGVLCAIIVPKLPPLRNKLPVYHPAVGKQLKTDRRPGEGVLALGLRRAVERAEKANSPTEQLKQGLQISADVAFSIYPAMMLVGCVGLALIEFTQLFQVLSLPLVPYLELLRLPEAAQAAPALLAGIVDSIMPSILGAGIESEVTRFVMAGVAVTQIIFFTEAAIILVRADIGLTLRDLVMIYALRVMISLPILALLGHWMIG, encoded by the coding sequence ATGACCGACCGCCCGACTCCCGTCGCCTCAGAAGTCCCTCAATCTCGCTATAGCACGAAACAGCTGCTCAAATGCTTGATCCCCACGCTTCTCGGCGTTTTGCTTTTCTTTACGCCGATCAGTGTTGATGGTCGGATGACGATCATGATCGCGTTCGTCATCGACTACATAAATGATGTACTCAAACCCCTCATGGTGACAGCAACAGCCGCGGTCGCCATCATTCCTAGTCTGATGACCCTGGCCGTCACCTTCAGTCCATTACGCCACCGCAAGGGGCGTTTGATCACGCTATTCAATCCCGGCATGGGCTGGACCATCGTACGCGTCATCGGCGCCTTGTTGATGACGATGGTCTATTTTGAGGTAGGACCTGAGTGGGTATGGAGTCGCAATACCGGCGGCGTAATGCTCTATGATGTTGGCCCAGTCGTCCTGGCCATCTACTTCCTGTCAGCACTGCTATTACCTCTGCTGACTGACTACGGACTGATGGAGTTCGCCGGCACCTTGTGCAGCCGCATGTTCGAGCGTCTCTTCGGCCTGCCGGGGAGAGCAGCGGTGGACTGCCTCGCCTCTTGGCTGTCAGCCTCCAGCGTGGGCATCATCCTTACGACTCAGCAGTACCGTCAGGGGTTTTACAACAGTCGTGAGGCGTGCACGATCGCGACCAACTTCTCGATCGTCTCGATTGCGTATTCTTACTTGCTGCTAAAGCTGATCGGCCTCGAGGAGATGTTCATTCAATGGTACATCGCCGTTGCCATCACCGGCGTCCTGTGCGCCATCATTGTGCCCAAGCTGCCACCGCTTCGTAACAAATTGCCGGTCTACCATCCCGCAGTCGGCAAGCAGCTCAAGACAGACCGTCGTCCTGGAGAAGGTGTACTGGCCCTTGGTCTACGCCGCGCCGTCGAACGTGCCGAGAAAGCCAACTCTCCCACAGAACAGCTCAAGCAAGGGCTTCAGATCAGCGCAGATGTGGCCTTCTCCATCTATCCGGCCATGATGTTGGTGGGATGTGTCGGATTGGCGCTGATCGAGTTCACCCAGTTATTCCAGGTGCTATCACTGCCATTGGTGCCCTATCTGGAGTTGTTGCGTCTTCCGGAGGCTGCTCAGGCAGCGCCCGCGCTACTCGCCGGAATTGTTGACAGCATCATGCCTTCCATTCTAGGTGCTGGAATCGAAAGCGAAGTGACACGCTTCGTGATGGCGGGTGTCGCTGTCACTCAAATCATCTTCTTTACCGAAGCTGCCATCATCCTGGTCAGAGCTGACATTGGGCTCACATTACGTGACCTGGTCATGATCTATGCCCTGCGAGTGATGATCTCGCTACCTATCCTCGCCCTGCTGGGCCATTGGATGATCGGCTGA